One stretch of Rhipicephalus sanguineus isolate Rsan-2018 unplaced genomic scaffold, BIME_Rsan_1.4 Seq3122, whole genome shotgun sequence DNA includes these proteins:
- the LOC119377004 gene encoding uncharacterized protein LOC119377004: MESTGFDESFMTPYLDTGSVNAEEYEALYLQSVYRLDTLDRACNEMRFLLRDMEMTEQRLRELYHKHSNLTKQINSAQIDLDKVDERQRKCNLVVFGLPESEQDPQWCGELVLKLVNNLLNFPLTLDQIVSAYRLKSASKPRPILVKLSGEPKKWEVLNASGKLKGTGIGIREDFSYTVRQQRRLLVKKMHEERRAGRRACLDSDTLKVEGRVYVCDKYCENVVEVSDNGVRVEGVCGTKGGLASALKLDAQCLSSSWLEKHSEIISEKIKILNGNCS; the protein is encoded by the coding sequence ATGGAATCGACCGGCTTCGACGAGTCTTTCATGACGCCATACCTCGATACAGGCTCGGTGAATGCCGAAGAATACGAGGCCCTATACCTACAGTCAGTATACCGCTTGGACACCCTGGACCGTGCCTGCAACGAAATGCGCTTTCTGCTTCGTGACATGGAAATGACAGAGCAACGACTACGCGAGCTGTACCACAAGCATTCCAACCTCACCAAGCAGATAAACAGTGCCCAGATTGATCTCGATAAAGTCGACGAGAGGCAGCGAAAGTGCAACTTAGTTGTGTTCGGTCTTCCGGAGTCCGAACAGGATCCACAGTGGTGTGGTGAGCTTGTGCTTAAGCTCGTCAACAACCTCCTCAACTTCCCTCTTACTTTGGATCAGATCGTGAGCGCGTATAGACTAAAATCTGCTTCCAAACCCAGGCCTATTTTGGTAAAGCTCAGTGGAGAGCCGAAGAAGTGGGAAGTGCTCAATGCCAGTGGCAAGCTTAAGGGAACGGGCATCGGGATACGCGAGGACTTTTCCTATACTGTACGTCAGCAACGCCGACTGCTCGTCAAGAAAATGCACGAGGAGCGGCGCGCCGGCCGCAGGGCATGCCTGGATAGTGACACTCTGAAAGTAGAGGGCCGCGTGTATGTGTGCGACAAGTACTGCGAGAACGTGGTTGAGGTGTCTGATAATGGCGTGCGAGTTGAGGGCGTTTGCGGGACCAAGGGAGGCTTAGCTTCTGCGCTGAAGCTAGACGCTCAGTGCCTTAGTAGCAGCTGGCTGGAGAAACACTCTGAGATCATATCGGAGAAGATAAAGATTCTCAACGGTAACTGTAGTTGA